In Mus pahari chromosome 20, PAHARI_EIJ_v1.1, whole genome shotgun sequence, the genomic stretch TGCCAGGACCTGCAAGCACCCGCGGCAGTGGTGTGTATTGGGACGTGGGACCCCGTTATGAGCTCCTGAGCCCcgagaagcagaggccatagaatAAGGGGATCTCGGAACGCCTTGCAGAGCAGGCGCTAGCCGGACAGACCCCAGGGCACAGCCAGCGACCTCAGGGTGACACGCGGAGCCCGGGAGCGCAACGATGGAGGCACGAGTGGCCTGGGGAGCGCTCGCCGGCCCTCTGCGGGTTCTCTGCGTCCTGTGCTGCCTCTTGGGCCGCGCCATCGCTGCACCGTCGCCCATCATCAAGTTCCCCGGCGATGTCGCCCCTAAAACAGACAAAGAGTTGGCAGTGGTAAGTTGCTACGCTGGCTTAGACAAATTTAGGAAATAGAAGACGCAGGCCACCCTCCCGCTGACCCCCTCTACTGGCGCGCAGCGTTGGGAGGAACTTTGGTAAACATATTTGAGGGTCTCTTTCTTGGCCAGTTGATGGAGAGATTGGCTTTTGCAAACAGGAGGGGGCTTTGGTAAGAAGAGGCCACAGATAAATAAGTTGGGGGAGTTCAGGGTACGTACATCCTAGGAACCAGGAAGAAGCAAAGGAGGGAGATGATTGCCCTGGGAAACATCTGGAAAGGTTTGTTTTTGTGAATAATAGGGACTTTGTCTACTTTACCTAGGGGATTTGGCTTTAGGCAGGCTTTATAAATGTCTTTTGGACCCAACAGGAGAGCTGGCAACAGAACCTTTGGCAAGCATCTTGTCAGGCCTTTAGGGCAATCAGTTTAAAGGGGGAAATCTCTTGAAAATGGGGGGTGTGCTTTGGCATATAATTTGTATAAGCCTTTGGGCATAAAAGGATAGCCAAAGCAAGGCTTGGCAAACTTCTGGGAAACTTTGGCACACATCTAGAGACAGGCCTTTGGTGAGACGCTGGAAGGGACCATTTGGCAAGtcatttgaggctggagagaagcagACTGTGCATTTTGATGGATACCTTATTTTAATGCAGAAGTTGTCCAGGAGGGTCCAAGGAGAGTTTCTTTGAACTTTTCCCTGGGATCAGAGGACACAAGGAAACAACACGCCTGGCTGGCAGGCctgaggagcaggagcagaaggcCAGGGCGCGTGGGGCGGGGGCGGACTGAGCCGGGCTGGGGTCGGCCAGCGGCCAGTGCGACCTCCTTTTTGGCTAGACTCCAGAGCTGCGGCTTAGTTGTTGTTGTGTGAGCGTGCGCCTGGCTCTGGGGCGCCCTGGCAGCAGCATCCATCACATAAGCTAGACAGGGAGGCAGCTGCAAAGCAATGCCCACTGTAAGCAGCATACTCCTCTCGCCATCCACTGGCCATGGGTTGGCTTAAATGCTTTCCTGGGTCTCAGGACATCATCTGTCTCTTTATGGCCTTTATTCACTCATTTTTAGAAATCTTCCAGCCAGCCTCTTCCCCAGTCTATCCAAGCCTAGGAACCACATGCCCTGGGCGGGGAGTAGGGGGGGGCGGGGCACACCAAATCTCTTTCCACAAGGCTTCCTTTACAGCAatgggttctcaacctgtggggcatGAGCCCTTGTGTAGATGGAATGACTTCACTCCTGAAGGAGTCCCATGTGACAGGTGGAGAGGGCTCAATAAGGTGGTCAGGGATGGTACACACCTGGGGAGACCGGGCCAGGGACGCACTGGGTTCAACTTAAAGTGAAAAGCCgccccccccaaagaaaacaatgaaaaaggaagaaagggagagagagagagagagagagagagagagagagagagagagagagagaggagggagggagggaaggaaggaaggaaggaaggaaggaaggaaggaaggaaggaaggaaggaaggacaaagagcGGACTTTTAACTTACATGACCTGACTCCGTGCACATCCTATGTTAATCTACTGGCCTGGTGATCTCCGATTTGACTTCCAGAGTGGATGTTTCTTTGAAGTCAGAGGGTCATAGTGGCACCGTCTTTGTGGTAGGTGGTCAGGTACTTCTAGATTCCTGGAAGAGGGTCTGGCACTTGGGAAGCACCCAATACACATCAGGCATTGTTGCTATTACGTCACTATTGTGGTCGTCACTATCATGCCCTCTTTCCCCCCTTTGCTGAGTGCCTCCAAGCAGGTGAGAGCCAGTCCCTGAAGCAGAACTCCTAGCGCCTTTTGCCATCCCAGCCAGACTTCCCCACGCATTTAAGTTTGCATTTGTGATCCACCCACATTCTTGTGTCAGGTTTGGAATCTTACAGACTAGACGTGCTTGTTTCGACCATCAGTTTATCCTGCAGTAGCACAGGGATTGACACATGGTGGCCATCGCACATTGTTTGTTGAGCAGCTGGTTGGTAGTTTGGGGCAGAGCCTCTAAAGAATAAGGCCAGCATCGTTTTAGAAATGGTGGAgctaagatttgaactcaggtctgctaCCAGACCCCATGCACACAATCTTTGAATTTcttcataagaaaagaaaatatgaggaaaataaTGTATTCCTAGGTCTGCTGGGAGGCTCAGTCAGATAGAAGCTGGGGTCTGAGGGTTCAAGCATGGGCTCTGGAGCTTGACCACTTGATGTCAAATCCCGATTTGCCATTTGTGAGTGGTGTCTTCTTGAGCAAGTTTCTTAAGCTGtctgctttttttcttagattcttcctcttcctctgcacgacaggaagtgtgtgtctgtgtgtgtgtgtgtgtgtgtgtgtgtatgtgtgttacataAGTTAATATTCACTGAATTATAAATTCAAGGAAATAAAAGGTGGTAGCTATGCCCTCTACAAGTGAATCACCCCACTGGTGGATGATGGAACTCATTTGAGAGCCTAAGGCTCCACTCACTGTCTTTGATTTCCTGATTCCATCCTGTACCAGTTAAAGAATGTTTGGCAGAAGTTGGGGGTTAATGTGCATTGCCATCCCAAGGTAGCTCCCGGCTTTGAGAGTACCCGTCTCTTTCAGCAATACCTGAACACCTTCTATGGCTGCCCCAAGGAGAGTTGCAACCTCTTTGTGCTGAAGGATACCCTCAAGAAGATGCAGAAGTTCTTTGGGCTGCCCCAGACAGGTGACCTTGACCAGAACACCATCGAGACCATGCGGAAGCCAAGATGTGGCAACCCAGATGTGGCCAACTACAACTTCTTCCCCCGCAAGCCCAAGTGGGACAAGAACCAGATCACATACAGGTGCCCAGGAGGGGCTGGGGGACACGGAGCCAGGCCCCTGAGGGATGTGTGTTTCCTTGGGAATTGCCTTCTCAGTTCAGGGGGTCCGTGAGGTGTCGTTGCTGAGAGCTGAGCATTCAGACACTTTGCATACAGAGTTCTTGATGTGTGGAGCCAGGCAGATCTAGTCATTGGGGCACTGGTCTTACTCTCTCACACTTAGAATTGGTATCCTTGTCTATGAAACAGGGTTAAGAAATCTGCTTCTCACAGGGGTGGTTGAGGAACTACATTAGATTAAATGTAAATCAAAAGCTTCCACAATGTTTGATACAGAGCAAGGGTCTACAAGTGTTGGTGATTGTTACTGTCATCTGGGTCACTGGGTCAGGTGGCGGAAGCTTGATGATCAGTTGATAATTGTGTTCTTAATCTTATAGTGGTTTTAGGATTGGTTTCTAATCGGGCTAAGACCTCTACTCTATGTGCCTGGTATTGATCAAGGGTGAGATCTCTGCCTTTTGTTTGATATTGTACTGTTTATTTCCCTGGTACCCTTGtcccagacagacagaatgaggGATGAGGAGGTCTGAGACTGTTGAGACATCAAGGCAGTATAGGAGGGTGTTCTCAGTGAGTTTTGCTCAATGCATCTGCTGCACAagaacacttacacacacacagacacacgcacgcacacgctcTATGCACGTAGACACTTGCACAATTGTGGATATGCGCAGTCATATGCACTTCTCCCCCTTCTAGGATCATTGGTTACACACCTGACCTGGACCCTGAGACAGTGGATGATGCTTTTGCTCGGGCCTTAAAAGTATGGAGCGATGTGACTCCGCTGCGCTTTTCTCGAATCCATGATGGGGAGGCTGACATCATGATCAACTTTGGACGCTGGGGTAGGCGGAACTGGGCTGGAGAATGGGGCAGCACGGAAACAACGGGGCTAGGTAGTCATTTGAGAAGCGTGGGGGTCCTGAAGGCAGCTTACCAAGAAGTGTAGACATCAGATGCTCATCAGACGGAGGGAGCCGAGCATGTCCCAGACACTGGAAAGCCATGGCTGTGATAGCGGAGGATGCAGTGTAATATACCCTGCATGCAGCGAAAACCTACTGTGCCCTGTAAATGACAGCCCCTAAATGCATTATGGCTACTTGGATATAGCATAATAAGAAAGATCTTCACAATTCAAATTCAGTAGTCCCAATAGCAACGCGGGAGGAAGCGGAATAGAATCTGGGGCCAAGCCACCATGTGAGGTCGGTATCTGGCAGCAGTATATGTATGAAGGCTGGTGGTATGGATACGAGGAGGCAAAACAGTGAAGgtggagggcaggggaagagCAGTGTGGACCTGGGGATAAGTAGGGGAAGCATTCGGTCACAGCAGGGCCTGAAACTAGCTCCGTGGATAGTGATGGCAGTCTGGCATGAGAATAGGGTATAGTGAGGAAGACGGAGTTGATGGGAGGCCACGGGTGCCAGGAAGGGATGGGGTTATCGTGCTGTAGTGGCTCAGAAGACATGTGGGTGGGTACAGTGTTCCTGATAGCAATGAACATAGCAAAGGTCTCTCTGTGGTGCAGGGGAGAGGACCATGCGTCCTCGAGGAGTATGGGCCACAGGATGGGAGCAACCAAGCTGGAGCTTTTTCCATCGACCCCCGGCGATGCTTATTCCAGATCACCCCAATAGGAAATGGGAAAGGGACAGGTGTTTGGAGGGCCGAGGAGCTCCAACCACAGATAAGGGTGTGGCTGAGCTTAAGGATGCAGCTGTGGGGGCAGGGAATGATAACAGCTAAGAGGCAATGTGGGTTTCAGAGCATGGAGATGGATACCCATTTGACGGCAAGGATGGACTCCTGGCACATGCCTTTGCCCCGGGCACTGGTGTTGGGGGAGATTCTCACTTTGATGATGATGAGCTGTGGACCCTGGGAGAAGGACAAGGTAAGATAGCTCCTGTCAGCATTCATTCCTGTCTCCTAGCAACCCAACCCCACTTTCAGCCCTTCATTTGCTCTGATGGGATCAGGGCaatgagaggaggagggaacTCAGCTCCCAGGATGATCCCCTTGGGCGGTGTCTGAGGAAGGCCCTGGAGAGTTGGGTCCCATGCTCTGTGTGTCCTGCAGTGGTCCGCGTAAAGTATGGGAATGCTGACGGCGAGTACTGCAAGTTCCCCTTCCTGTTCAACGGTCGGGAATACAGCAGCTGTACAGACACTGGCCGCAGTGATGGCTTCCTCTGGTGTTCCACCACATACAACTTTGAGAAGGATGGCAAGTATGGCTTCTGCCCCCATGAAGGTGAGCATCTGCCCTGGCCCCTGGTCCCAGCCCTCACCCTACCCAGGCCCCCAGCCTAGCTAGGGGCACTGGCCATGCCTACATCCTCCACATTCTACAGGCCAGTCAACCTTCATCCCTTCATCCAAGTGTCCATTATCCTGATTTCAGCCGTCACTGTGTCCCGCCTCCACTGTGTTGCTTTAGGGACAGGCACACATTCTAAGAAGTTTAGTTGTGCAAGTTCACCATCACTGTGTGAATACAGTATTATGACACAAGCTGAGAAGGGTTCAGAGTCTCCAGTCAGTCTGACCTCATGGACCACTGTCACATAGGActcccaccctgtgtgtgtggtctgttaTAGCTTAAATGCTATTTTTGTGGTGCATGACCATATCTGCTTACTTTTTCATATTTAGCTAAGTGACTTAGCTTTATTATTTGTGAGATTATGGATTTgatatattgattattttttctaaCATACACGAGAATGAATGTATCAATACATTTTTTGGAGGGCCACTTTATACTTCATACAAACTCTATGGTTCAAGGCTAGGAGGCCAGGAGAAGAGAGATGAGGCCTGGAGACAGATCAAGAGCTTAGCAGTGGGAGGGAAACAAGGCTCAGTCCAAGCTGGTACCTGATCCAAGTAGGATCTCCAGTCTCCAGTCTGAGAATATTAGCCATCCCTCTCAAACTGGGCCCACGGTACCAAAGAGAGTCACTTAAAGTGGTCACAGCTATAACATCTGACTCTGCCTTCTGTTCCTGTGCCAGGACAGGTATTCAGCTCtattcagagtgtgtgtgtgtgtgtgtgtgtgtgtgtgtgtgtgtgtggggtgtgtgagagagagagagagagagagagagagagagagagagagagagagagagagagagaacgatcATCAGAGGTCAAAACATTTTCCCTCTTCTACCATCTATTGAGGAAAAAGTGTGAAGGGCGGAGGGGTATTGATGTCCACACTCAATCTACTTTGAAAGCTTCCTGGACACACTTTCTAATCATAAATCTTTGTAAAGGCATGCATGACATCATACTTGGCCAGGGCATCTCACTTGACGGTTCTAGAAatcagaaaccagaaaaaaaaaaaaaaaaaaaaaaactgttggagaaatgggagagagaaaatacagACCTACTTCTAAGTATTAGCTTATTCCCCAACCCCTAAAGGCATCCCTGGATCATCGACTAAGGACAGTCTGTTTGGGGTAAGGAGGGCTGATAATTGTATATAATTGTATATGGTTGTGACTCTTCCTGTTCCTATTGCAACATCGTTAACTGCCACTAATCACCTGGACAGGAGGGAAGGAACAAAGAACTTCTAATTGTCTTCCTGttgacatttcttcttttccttctgtctctgtgggaCAGATCCAACCCATGGCCTCACACACAGTAGGTCTGACCTCCTCCACCACAGAGTTCTAGCTCAGCCTTGTTTATGTTCTTAGCACGGAAGCTAAACTTTGTACTAAGACTCAAGTTACTGAGTCTTGCGTTTCCCGGTTGGACATGGGGGGAAACACAGAAACCCTTCCCAGAGTCAGCCCTTCTGTGGGTCCAGGCTTCGTGGATAGATAGGAAACAGCCTTGAACGTCTCTCCAGCTTGGATGGGTTCACTCTGTGCCAGACATTGGCTATTGATTTGGTCCTCGGCCAGGTTCAAGTACGCACAAGGCACACGTGTTTGGGTCTTGGGGCAGTGATTCTGGTTACTCAGCCCCTCCTGACTGCTGATTCAGTGTGTCTTCCCTGACCTTCTCTTTGGGAAGAGGGTGGGTCCCAGAGGAGAAGGGCTTCTGGGTGGGATCAAAGTTATCACTTAACCCTCCTGACTCTGAACCACCTGGGCCTCTGGACTCATATCTACCTCTTCGCTAAGCTTTACTCTTCTGGCCCATCAGGAAAAGGTTTCTTGTTTGGGGAAGGGGAGAATGGCAATGAAGATAGAGACCCACCCCTGTCCCTGCACTGGGAAGCCAGGGTTTGAGTTCTATTCAGCTTGTGGTAGAGTTAACAGACCCAGTGAGGTCACCTCTGGCACTGCTGTACACAGATGGTCCTCGTTACGCACTTGTGGTTTTGCTACTTGGCAATTCCAGACACACACCATTTTGTAACTCCggagtggatgcagggatgggagCCTTGGGGGGAGCTCAAGACAGGCTGATCTTGATCCTGTCTCTCCGAGTTCTCCAGTCATGCCCTACCCTGTGGTCATCAGAGTAGGAGGCCAAGATACCAGGGTACcagcctccccttctccttctccttctccttctccttctccttctccttctccttctccttctccttctccttctccttctcctNctccttctccttctccttctccttctccttctccttctccttctccttctccttctccttctccttctccttctccttctccttctccttctccttatcTCTCCCTTCTGTGGGGATTGGCTATAGCAGCAGTGGAGATGTCCAGAGAGGACTTTCTCAGAGAAGTCAATGTTCACTggtgttttagatttatttttttaatcattttaaactaGTGTAGGTGTGTATGCCTTTGTGTGAGCATGTACAGATGAGTGCAGGTACCTCCGAGGCTAGAGGCATCAAATCCCcatagctggagttacagatggttgtgaactgcttgatatgagtgctgagaaccaaacttggagcctctggaagagcagtcattgcttgtaactgcagagccatctctccagccccctagagaTTGTTTgtgattaatattttttaacataGCTACAATTAGTAGTCTTATATGAACCAGCAAGTGGGTGACTCTCCAGGTCTACCCAGCCAGATATCTCTCTCAATGGCATCTTTCCCCTCTCATCCCCTCTCCAGCCTTGTTTACCATGGGTGGCAATGCAGATGGACAGCCCTGCAAGTTCCCGTTCCGCTTCCAGGGCACCTCCTACAACAGCTGTACCACCGAGGGCCGCACTGATGGTTACCGCTGGTGTGGCACCACCGAGGACTATGACCGGGATAAGAAGTATGGATTCTGCCCTGAGACCGGTGGGtatccctgcctctctctgctcctcagaGGCAAGCATTTTGACATTTAATCCCCACTTATCCACCTACAGCATCTTCCCCAAGACTAGCTGTTGGTACCACATGGGTGTGGGAATCAGCTGTTGCAGGTGTGCTATTGATTTCTGGCCAGCCGGCTCACAGCCTGCTAGCCAGTTTGCACCCAGTCTTTGAGCTCTGACACTGTATTCCTCccgccttcttctgacctttaaTCTTCCCTCTCACCTTCTCTCAACTctatctcttctccatctcctctttaTCCTTTCCTACTTCTCTTTTCTCCAACATGTGTATATTGAGCCTGCTTCTTGAAGCTAAATCAGAGATTGGTGTCTGGTAAGACTATGTGCCTCAAGGCTCATCTTCCAGGGCAGTGTGTTGAGACCATCAGCTCGCTCAGCCCTCTGGGTGTCTGGCCTCTCTGCTCCTATCTGCAAGGGTCCAGTTCTAGACTCTGAACCATGGCGACCTGGGCTTAAACCTTGGGTCTGGTACTTAACTTTCAAGCATTATCTGCTCAGCAAGTTTCTTAATCTCTTCGAGCCTCTTCAAGACAAGTCCCATCTATGACATGGAGATGTCACTACAGGGTCTCTCCTGTACCAGGGCTATTGATGGAGGTGAACAGGATGGACTGGTACCCAGTGAGTGTATGCTAATGTCACCATCTCGTCATTGGTTCCTGGCTGCGCCTCAGATCCTCTGCTGCTCCTTGACCTCTGTCGTTTACCCCATAGCTATGTCTACTGTGGGTGGAAATTCAGAAGGCGCCCCATGTGTCTTCCCCTTCACTTTCCTGGGCAACAAGTATGAGAGCTGCACCAGCGCTGGCCGAAACGATGGCAAGGTGTGGTGTGCGACCACAACCAACTACGATGATGACCGGAAGTGGGGCTTCTGTCCCGACCAAGGTATGAGGCCCCGGTCTTTGGATAGAGACACTGGACACTCCTCCACACCCGAGCTGGAACATTTTGAGGCCCAGGCGATGGATCAAGCATAGATATTGTCTCTAGACAAGATACCCCCATTGTACCTTCAGATGTAGcctt encodes the following:
- the Mmp2 gene encoding 72 kDa type IV collagenase, with translation MEARVAWGALAGPLRVLCVLCCLLGRAIAAPSPIIKFPGDVAPKTDKELAVQYLNTFYGCPKESCNLFVLKDTLKKMQKFFGLPQTGDLDQNTIETMRKPRCGNPDVANYNFFPRKPKWDKNQITYRIIGYTPDLDPETVDDAFARALKVWSDVTPLRFSRIHDGEADIMINFGRWEHGDGYPFDGKDGLLAHAFAPGTGVGGDSHFDDDELWTLGEGQVVRVKYGNADGEYCKFPFLFNGREYSSCTDTGRSDGFLWCSTTYNFEKDGKYGFCPHEALFTMGGNADGQPCKFPFRFQGTSYNSCTTEGRTDGYRWCGTTEDYDRDKKYGFCPETAMSTVGGNSEGAPCVFPFTFLGNKYESCTSAGRNDGKVWCATTTNYDDDRKWGFCPDQGYSLFLVAAHEFGHAMGLEHSQDPGALMAPIYTYTKNFRLSHDDIKGIQELYGPSPDADTDTGTGPTPTLGPVTPEICKQDIVFDGIAQIRGEIFFFKDRFIWRTVTPRDKPTGPLLVATFWPELPEKIDAVYEAPQEEKAVFFAGNEYWVYSASTLERGYPKPLTSLGLPPDVQQVDAAFNWSKNKKTYIFAGDKFWRYNEVKKKMDPGFPKLIADSWNAIPDNLDAVVDLQGGGHSYFFKGAYYLKLENQSLKSVKFGSIKSDWLGC